A window of the Zeugodacus cucurbitae isolate PBARC_wt_2022May chromosome 4, idZeuCucr1.2, whole genome shotgun sequence genome harbors these coding sequences:
- the LOC128921679 gene encoding forkhead box protein I3-like, which yields MSPIFESSFSILSILSNDEDNKELPLPMQTDIRPNYTYSALVTMAIRSSPEQKLTLSCIQQWIMDNFPYYRKDQRGWQCQIRHTLTTNSCFMKIPRPPSDPGRGNYWTVNPEVESIKKSASPGQAQVVTNAFESKYNVNQAMAQGVSHPQMPTAIYFPTPQEIERTQQMMMKHALQEQHEWFLHHQQQTKLLQQQLVTLQQQQYQQQCEEIYKKMTFHQQQCAFLSATHYPMSEPNS from the coding sequence ATGTCACCAATATTCGAGTCGAGCTTTTCCATACTCAGCATACTCTCAAACGATGAAGACAATAAGGAACTACCCTTACCGATGCAAACCGACATAAGACCGAATTACACctactccgcgttggtgacgatGGCCATACGGAGCAGCCCGGAGCAGAAACTAACATTGAGTTGCATCCAACAGTGGATCATGGACAATTTTCCGTACTATCGAAAAGATCAACGCGGCTGGCAGTGCCAGATTCGTCATACGCTCACAACGAATTCCTGTttcatgaagataccacgtccgCCAAGCGATCCGGGACGCGGAAATTACTGGACCGTGAACCCTGAAGTTGAGTCTATCAAGAAGAGTGCGTCACCTGGACAAGCACAAGTCGTCACAAACGCATTTGAATCCAAATATAACGTCAATCAAGCAATGGCGCAGGGGGTGTCACATCCACAAATGCCAACGGCTATATATTTTCCAACACCACAAGAAATTGAGCGGACACAACAAATGATGATGAAACATGCGCTGCAAGAACAGCACGAATGGTTCTTGCATCACCAGCAACAAACGaaactgttgcaacaacaattggtcactctacaacaacagcaatatcagcAACAGTGTGAAGAGATCTATAAGAAGATGACATTCCATCAACAACAGTGCGCTTTCTTGTCTGCCACACATTACCCCATGTCTGAACCGAATTCGTGA
- the LOC128921680 gene encoding forkhead box protein I3-like: MAQNLESNFSIRNLLAGPDGTNPAITPPPSDGSLSPNISLSSNEENHGSRPNLTHSALVTMAIRSSPQGKLTLNAIQNWISDNFPFYRKDEQGWQSQIRQTLSTNSCFLKVPRALDDPGRGNYWALSSELPAVGTVGVGNGSAIGALVKGVPHPQAPNAVYFPTPHEVQGAHQIQLMQALHEQHAWYQYHLQQTQLLQQQLVVLQQQQMQQHYQEAYQKLAFHQQQIAFLMAQHAQL, encoded by the coding sequence ATGGCCCAAAATCTGGAATCCAACTTCTCcattagaaatttgttggcagGCCCAGATGGCACCAACCCAGCGATAacaccaccaccatccgatgGGTCTTTATCTCCCAACATTTCCTTATCGTCGAATGAAGAGAATCATGGAAGTCGACCGAATTTGACGCATAGTGCGTTGGTGACAATGGCGATACGAAGCAGTCCTCAAGGCAAACTGacgttgaatgcaatacaaaattggATCAGTGATAACTTTCCCTTTTACCGAAAGGATGAGCAAGGCTGGCAGAGCCAGATCAGACAGACACTAAGCACGAACTCATGCTTCCTTAAGGTGCCACGTGCTTTGGACGACCCAGGGCGTGGAAACTATTGGGCGTTGAGTTCTGAATTACCAGCTGTTGGTACTGTCGGTGTGGGAAATGGAAGTGCGATAGGAGCATTGGTAAAAGGTGTACCGCATCCTCAGGCTCCGAATGCGGTTTACTTCCCCACGCCACACGAGGTTCAAGGAGCTCATCAGATCCAGTTAATGCAGGCGTTACATGAGCAGCATGCTTGGTATCAGTACCACCTGCAACAGACGCAACTACTACAGCAACAACTTGTagttctgcaacaacaacagatgcaGCAGCATTACCAGGAAGCATATCAAAAGCTTGCCTTCCACCAACAGCAAATAGCCTTTCTAATGGCCCAGCATGCACAACTTTAA
- the LOC128921681 gene encoding forkhead box protein I1-like has protein sequence MAPHLESSFSIRNLLANADGTNPALTPPPSDNEENHEIIPNFTYSALVAMAIRSSPEGKLTLNAIQSWISENFPFYRKEEQGWQNQIRQTLSTNSCFHKIPRPIGDTGRGNYWVMSPEVGALRTQQPFGGRSEAVPMAMVSGVAHPQVPNAVYFPTPREVQGAQQTMWTQGVQEQHAWYQYHLQQTQLIQQQLVVLQQQQVQQRYQEAYQKLAFHQQQIAFLKAPQTPV, from the coding sequence ATGGCTCCACATTTGGAATCCAGCTTTTCCATTCGTAATCTTTTGGCAAATGCAGATGGTACAAATCCAGCCCTGACACCACCTCCATCCGATAACGAAGAGAATCATGAAATTATTCCGAACTTCACGTATAGCGCGTTGGTGGCTATGGCTATTCGAAGCAGTCCTGAAGGCAAACTGACGTTGAACGCAATACAAAGTTGGATCAGTGAGAACTTTCCGTTTTACCGCAAGGAGGAGCAGGGCTGGCAAAACCAAATTAGGCAGACTCTTAGCACGAACTCGTGTTTCCACAAAATTCCACGACCTATAGGCGACACGGGTCGTGGAAACTACTGGGTCATGAGCCCGGAAGTGGGAGCGCTTCGTACTCAGCAACCATTTGGTGGTAGAAGTGAGGCAGTACCTATGGCGATGGTCAGTGGAGTAGCGCATCCTCAGGTTCCCAATGCGGTGTACTTTCCTACGCCCCGCGAAGTACAGGGAGCTCAGCAAACCATGTGGACTCAGGGGGTACAGGAGCAGCATGCTTGGTATCAATACCACCTCCAACAGACGCAACTGATACAGCAACAACTTGTagttctgcaacaacaacaggtgcAGCAGCGGTATCAGGAAGCATATCAAAAGCTTGCTTTCCATCAACAACAAATAGCGTTTCTAAAGGCCCCGCAAACACCAGTTTAA
- the LOC128921682 gene encoding fork head domain transcription factor slp1-like — MQTDIRPNYTYSALVTMAIRSSPEQKLTLSCIQQWIMDNFPYYRKDQRGWQCQIRHTLTTNSCFMKIPRPPSDPGRGNYWTVNPEVESIKKSASPGQTQIGPNPFGYKYKVDQAMAQGVPHPQMPTAIYFPTPQEIERTQQMMMKHALQEQHEWFLHHQQQTKLLQQQLVTLQQQQYQQQCEEIYRKMAFHQQQCAFLSATQYPMSGPNS; from the coding sequence ATGCAAACCGACATAAGACCAAATTACACCTATTCCGCGTTGGTGACGATGGCCATACGGAGCAGCCCGGAGCAAAAACTAACATTGAGTTGCATCCAACAATGGATCATGGACAATTTTCCGTACTATCGAAAAGATCAACGCGGCTGGCAGTGCCAGATTCGTCATACGCTCACAACGAATTCCTGCttcatgaagataccacgtccgCCAAGCGATCCGGGACGCGGAAATTACTGGACCGTAAACCCTGAGGTTGAGTCTATCAAAAAGAGTGCGTCACCTGGACAAACACAAATCGGCCCAAACCCATTTGGCTACAAATATAAAGTCGATCAAGCAATGGCACAGGGGGTGCCACATCCACAAATGCCAACGGCTATATATTTTCCAACACCACAAGAAATTGAGCGGACACAACAAATGATGATGAAACATGCGCTGCAAGAACAGCACGAATGGTTCTTGCATCACCAGCAACAAACGAaactgttacaacaacaattggtcactctacaacaacagcaatatcagcAACAGTGTGAAGAGATCTATAGGAAGATGGCATTCCATCAACAACAGTGCGCTTTCTTGTCTGCCACACAGTACCCCATGTCGGGACCGAATTCGTGA
- the LOC128921683 gene encoding forkhead box protein I3-like, whose translation MAQNLESNFSIRNLLAGPDGTNPAITPPPSDGSLSPNISLSSNEENHGSRPNLTYSALVTMAIRTSPQGKLTLNAIQNWISDNFPFYRKDEQGWQSQIRQTLSTNSCFLKVPRALDDPGRGNYWALSSELPAVGTVGVGNGSAIGALVNGVPHPQAPNAVYFPTPHEVQGAHHTQLMQALHEQHAWYQYHLQQTQLLQQQLVVLQQQQMQQHYQEAYQKLAFHQQQIAFLMAQQGPV comes from the coding sequence ATGGCCCAAAATCTGGAATCCAACTTCTCcattagaaatttgttggcagGCCCAGATGGCACCAACCCAGCGATAacaccaccaccatccgatgGGTCTTTATCTCCCAACATTTCCTTATCGTCGAATGAAGAGAATCATGGAAGTCGACCGAATTTGACGTATAGTGCGTTGGTGACAATGGCGATACGAACCAGTCCTCAAGGCAAACTGacgttgaatgcaatacaaaattggATCAGTGATAACTTTCCCTTTTACCGAAAGGATGAGCAAGGCTGGCAGAGCCAGATCAGACAGACACTAAGCACGAACTCATGCTTCCTTAAGGTGCCACGTGCTTTGGACGACCCAGGGCGTGGAAACTATTGGGCGTTGAGTTCTGAATTACCAGCTGTTGGTACTGTCGGTGTGGGAAATGGAAGTGCGATAGGAGCATTGGTAAATGGTGTACCGCATCCTCAGGCTCCGAATGCGGTTTACTTCCCCACGCCACACGAGGTTCAAGGAGCTCATCACACCCAGTTAATGCAGGCGCTACATGAGCAGCATGCTTGGTATCAGTACCACCTGCAACAGACGCAACTACTACAGCAACAACTTGTagttctgcaacaacaacagatgcaGCAGCATTACCAGGAAGCATATCAAAAGCTTGCCTTTCACCAACAGCAAATAGCGTTTCTAATGGCCCAGCAAGGACCAGTTTAA
- the LOC128921684 gene encoding forkhead box protein I1-like, translating into MAPHLESSFSIRNLLANADGTNPALTPPPSDNEENHEIIPNFTYSALVAMAIRSSPEGKLTLNAIQSWISENFPFYRKEEQGWQNQIRQTLSTNSCFHKIPRPIGDTGRGNYWVMSPEVGALRTQQPFGGRSEAVPMAMVSGVAHPQVPNAVYFPTPREVQGAQQTMWTQGVQEQHAWYQYHLQQTQLIQQQLVVLQQQQVQQRYQEAYQKLAFHQQQIAFLTAPQTPV; encoded by the coding sequence ATGGCTCCACATTTGGAATCCAGCTTTTCCATTCGTAATCTTTTGGCAAATGCAGATGGTACAAATCCAGCCCTGACACCACCTCCATCCGATAACGAAGAGAATCATGAAATTATTCCGAACTTCACGTATAGCGCGTTGGTGGCTATGGCTATTCGAAGCAGTCCTGAAGGCAAACTGACGTTGAACGCAATACAAAGTTGGATCAGTGAGAACTTTCCGTTTTACCGCAAGGAGGAGCAGGGCTGGCAAAACCAAATTAGGCAGACTCTTAGCACGAACTCGTGTTTCCACAAAATTCCACGACCTATAGGCGACACGGGTCGTGGAAACTACTGGGTCATGAGCCCGGAAGTGGGAGCGCTTCGTACTCAGCAACCATTTGGTGGTAGAAGTGAGGCAGTACCTATGGCGATGGTGAGTGGAGTAGCGCATCCTCAGGTTCCCAATGCGGTGTACTTTCCTACGCCCCGCGAAGTACAGGGAGCTCAGCAAACCATGTGGACTCAGGGGGTACAGGAGCAGCATGCTTGGTATCAATACCACCTCCAACAGACGCAACTGATACAGCAACAACTTGTagttctgcaacaacaacaggtgcAGCAGCGGTATCAGGAAGCATATCAAAAGCTTGCTTTCCATCAACAACAAATAGCGTTTCTAACGGCCCCGCAAACACCAGTTTAA
- the LOC128921685 gene encoding forkhead box protein I1-like encodes MSPIFESSFSIRSILSNDEDNKELPLPMQTDIRPNYTYSALVTMAIRSSPEQKLTLSSIQQWIMDNFPYYRKDQRGWQCQIRHTLTTNSCFMKIPRSPSDPGRGNYWTVNPEVESIKKSASPGQAQVVTNAFESKYNVNQAMAQGVPHPQMPTAIYFPTPQEIERTQQMMMEHALLEQHAWFLHHQQQTKLLQQQLVTLQQQQYQQQCEEIYRKMTFHQQQCAFLSATQYPMSEPYS; translated from the coding sequence ATGTCACCAATATTCGAGTCGAGCTTTTCCATACGCAGCATACTCTCAAACGACGAAGACAATAAGGAACTACCCTTACCGATGCAAACCGACATAAGACCGAATTACACctactccgcgttggtgacgatGGCCATACGGAGCAGCCCGGAGCAGAAACTAACATTGAGTAGCATCCAACAATGGATCATGGACAATTTTCCGTACTATCGAAAAGATCAACGCGGCTGGCAGTGCCAGATTCGTCATACGCTCACAACGAATTCCTGCttcatgaagataccacgtTCGCCAAGCGATCCGGGACGCGGAAATTACTGGACCGTGAACCCAGAAGTTGAGTCTATCAAGAAGAGTGCGTCACCTGGACAAGCACAAGTCGTCACAAACGCATTTGAATCCAAATATAACGTCAATCAAGCAATGGCACAGGGGGTGCCACATCCACAAATGCCAACGGCTATATATTTTCCAACACCACAAGAAATTGAGCGGACACAACAAATGATGATGGAACATGCGCTGCTAGAACAGCACGCATGGTTCTTGCATCACCAGCAACAAACGaagctgttgcaacaacaattggtcactctacaacaacagcaatatcagcAACAGTGTGAAGAGATCTATAGGAAGATGACATTCCATCAACAACAGTGCGCTTTCTTGTCTGCCACACAGTACCCCATGTCTGAACCGTATTCGTGA
- the LOC128921686 gene encoding forkhead box protein I3-like produces MAQNLESNFSIRNLLAGPDGTNPAITPPPSDGSLSPNISLLSNEENHGSRPNLTYSALVTMAIRSSTEGKLTLNAIQNWISDNFPFYRKDEQGWQSQIRQTLSTNSCFLKVPRALDDPGRGNYWALSSELPAVGTVGVGNGSAIGALVNGVPHPQAPNAVYFPTPHEVQGAHQTQLMQALHEQHAWYQYHLQQTQLLQQQLVVLQQQQMQQHYQEAFQKLAFHQQQIAFLTAQQAPV; encoded by the coding sequence ATGGCCCAAAATCTGGAATCCAACTTCTCcattagaaatttgttggcagGCCCAGATGGCACCAACCCAGCGATAacaccaccaccatccgatgGGTCTTTATCTCCCAACATTTCCTTATTGTCGAATGAAGAGAATCATGGAAGTCGACCGAACTTGACGTATAGTGCGTTGGTGACAATGGCGATACGAAGCAGCACTGAAGGCAAACTGacgttgaatgcaatacaaaattggATCAGTGATAACTTTCCCTTTTACCGAAAGGATGAGCAAGGCTGGCAGAGCCAGATCAGACAGACACTAAGCACGAACTCATGCTTCCTTAAGGTGCCACGTGCTTTGGACGACCCAGGGCGTGGAAACTATTGGGCGTTGAGTTCTGAATTACCAGCTGTTGGTACTGTCGGTGTGGGAAATGGAAGTGCGATAGGAGCATTGGTAAATGGTGTACCGCATCCTCAGGCTCCGAATGCGGTTTACTTCCCCACGCCACACGAGGTTCAAGGAGCTCATCAGACCCAGTTAATGCAGGCGCTACATGAGCAGCATGCTTGGTATCAGTACCACCTGCAACAGACTCAACTACTACAGCAACAACTTGTagttctgcaacaacaacagatgcaGCAGCATTATCAGGAAGCATTTCAAAAGCTTGCCTTCCACCAACAGCAAATAGCGTTTTTAACGGCCCAGCAAGCACCAGTTTAA
- the LOC128921687 gene encoding forkhead box protein I1-like, which yields MAPYLESSFSIRNLLANADGTNPALTPPPSDNEENHEIRPNFTYSALVAMAIRSSPEGKLTLNSIQTWISENFPFYRKEEQGGQNQIRQTLSTNSCFHKIPRPIGDTGRGNYWVMSPEVGALRTQQPFGGRSEAVPMAMVSGVAHPQVPNAVYFPTPREVQGAQQTMWEQAVQQQHAWYQYHLQQTQLLQQQLVVLQQQQVQQRYQEAYQKLAFHQQQIAFLTAPQTPV from the coding sequence ATGGCTCCATATTTGGAATCCAGCTTTTCCATTCGTAATCTTTTGGCAAATGCAGATGGTACAAATCCAGCCCTGACACCACCTCCATCTGATAACGAAGAGAATCATGAAATTAGGCCGAACTTTACGTATAGCGCGTTGGTGGCTATGGCAATTCGAAGCAGTCCTGAAGGCAAACTGACATTGAATTCTATACAAACTTGGATCAGTGAGAACTTTCCGTTTTACCGCAAGGAGGAGCAGGGCGGGCAAAACCAAATTAGGCAGACTCTTAGCACGAACTCGTGTTTCCACAAAATTCCACGACCTATAGGCGACACGGGTCGTGGAAACTACTGGGTCATGAGCCCGGAAGTGGGAGCGCTTCGTACTCAGCAACCATTTGGTGGTAGAAGTGAGGCAGTACCTATGGCGATGGTGAGTGGAGTAGCGCATCCTCAGGTTCCCAATGCGGTGTACTTTCCTACGCCCCGCGAAGTACAGGGAGCTCAGCAAACCATGTGGGAGCAGGCGGTACAGCAGCAGCATGCTTGGTATCAATACCACCTCCAACAGACGCAACTGCTACAGCAACAACTTGTagttctgcaacaacaacaggtgcAGCAGCGGTATCAGGAAGCATATCAAAAGCTTGCTTTCCATCAACAACAAATAGCGTTTCTAACGGCCCCGCAAACACCAGTTTAA
- the LOC128921688 gene encoding fork head domain transcription factor slp1-like, which translates to MAQHLNSNFSIRNLLAGADGANPAITPPPSDGSLSPNISLSSNEENHGSRPNLTYSALVTMAIRSSTEGKLTLNAIQSWISENFPFYRKDEQGWQNQIRQTLSTNSCFLKIPRALDDPGRGNYWGMSPELAAVGSVSVGNGTSLGALVNGVAHPTAPNAVYFPTPQEIGETQRAMLMQAMQEQQAWFSYHQQQAHILQQQWVQLQQQQLQHQYAEIYQRLVFHQQQMAYFTGQQVLS; encoded by the coding sequence ATGGCCCAACATCTGAATTCCAACTTCTCCATCCGAAATTTATTGGCAGGCGCAGATGGCGCCAACCCAGCGATAacaccaccaccatccgatgGGTCTTTATCTCCCAACATTTCCTTGTCGTCGAATGAAGAGAATCATGGAAGTCGACCGAACTTGACGTATAGTGCGTTGGTGACAATGGCGATACGAAGCAGCACTGAAGGCAAACTGacgttgaatgcaatacaaagTTGGATCAGTGAGAACTTTCCCTTTTACCGAAAGGATGAGCAAGGTTGGCAGAACCAAATACGGCAGACGCTAAGCACAAACTCATGTTTCCTTAAGATACCACGTGCTTTGGATGATCCTGGTCGTGGAAACTATTGGGGCATGAGTCCAGAATTAGCGGCTGTTGGTTCAGTTAGTGTGGGTAACGGAACTTCTCTTGGTGCCTTAGTCAACGGTGTAGCACACCCCACAGCCCCAAACGCGGTATATTTCCCCACACCACAAGAAATAGGGGAAACTCAGCGAGCAATGCTGATGCAGGCGATGCAGGAACAGCAAGCATGGTTTTCGTACCACCAACAACAGGCGCATATACTACAGCAACAATGGGTacaactgcagcagcaacaacttcagCACCAATATGCAGAAATATACCAAAGACTTGTCTTCCACCAACAGCAGATGGCGTATTTTACAGGACAGCAAGTTCTTTCCTAA
- the LOC128921689 gene encoding forkhead box protein I3-like has product MTHHLDSSFSIRNLLACPALTPPPSDGSSSPNSSISSNEDNHESRPNLTYSALVTLAMRSSPKGKLTLNAIQSWISDKFPFYRKDEQGWQNQIRQTLSTNSIFLKVPRALDDPGRGNYWALNSELPGVRTASVGNGSAIALINGVPHPQAPNAVYFPMLHEVQGVHQTQLVQALHEQHACYQYHLQQTQLLRQQLFILQQQQAQQHYWDVYQKLMLHQQQVEFLTSQQIST; this is encoded by the coding sequence ATGACCCATCATCTGGATTCAAGCTTCTCCATCCGAAATTTGTTGGCATGCCCAGCGctgacaccaccaccatccgatgGGTCTTCATCGCCCAATAGTTCGATATCGTCGAATGAAGATAATCATGAAAGTCGACCGAACTTGACGTACAGTGCGTTGGTCACCCTGGCGATGCGAAGTAGTCCTAAAGGCAAACTGACGTTAAATGCAATACAAAGTTGGATCAGTGATAAATTTCCTTTTTACCGAAAGGATGAGCAAGGCTGGCAGAATCAAATACGGCAGACGCTAAGCACGAATTCAATCTTCCTTAAGGTGCCAAGAGCGTTGGACGACCCTGGACGTGGAAACTATTGGGCGTTGAATTCTGAATTACCAGGAGTTCGTACCGCCAGTGTGGGAAATGGAAGTGCGATCGCATTGATAAATGGTGTACCACATCCTCAGGCTCCAAATGCGGTTTACTTCCCCATGCTCCACGAGGTACAAGGAGTCCATCAGACTCAATTAGTACAGGCGCTACATGAGCAGCATGCTTGTTATCAGTATCACCTCCAACAAACGCAACTATTGCGGCAACAATTGTtcatattgcaacaacaacaggctcaGCAGCACTATTGGGACGTATACCAGAAACTAATGCTCCACCAACAACAAGTCGAGTTTCTGACTTCGCAGCAAATATCCACATaa
- the LOC128921690 gene encoding forkhead box protein I3-like, giving the protein MQTDIRPNYTYSALVTMAIRSSPEQKLTLSCIQQWIMDNFPYYRKDQRGWQCQIRHTLTTNSCFMKILRPPSDPGRGNYWTVNPEVESIKKSASPGQTQIGPNPFGSKYNVDQAMAQGVPHPQMPTAIYFPTPQEIERTQQVMIKHALQEQHEWFLHHQQQTKLLQQQLVTLQQQQYQQQCEEIYRKMTFHQQQCAFLSATHYPMSEPNS; this is encoded by the coding sequence ATGCAAACCGACATAAGACCGAATTACACctactccgcgttggtgacgatGGCCATACGAAGCAGCCCGGAGCAGAAACTTACATTGAGTTGCATCCAACAATGGATCATGGACAATTTTCCGTACTATCGAAAAGATCAACGCGGCTGGCAGTGCCAGATTCGTCATACGCTCACAACGAATTCCTGCTTCATGAAGATACTACGTCCGCCAAGCGATCCGGGACGCGGAAATTACTGGACCGTAAACCCTGAGGTTGAGTCTATCAAAAAGAGTGCGTCACCTGGACAAACACAAATCGGCCCAAACCCATTTGGCTCCAAATATAACGTCGATCAAGCAATGGCACAGGGGGTGCCACATCCACAAATGCCAACGGCTATATATTTTCCAACACCACAAGAAATTGAGCGGACACAACAAGTGATGATAAAACATGCGCTGCAAGAACAGCACGAATGGTTTTTGCATCACCAGCAACAAACGaaactgttgcaacaacaattggtcactctacaacaacagcaatatcagcAACAGTGTGAAGAGATCTATAGGAAGATGACATTCCATCAACAACAGTGCGCTTTCTTGTCTGCCACACATTACCCCATGTCTGAACCGAATTCGTGA